ATGCTGCTGTAGCTTTTACTCCATGCCACATCAGAAATATGAATAATGAGgcattttaatttaaagataATTGGAATTAATTGGAAAACAAGAAAATAGAGATTATTATTGAATTTACTTTCCATCTGTTGTAATCTATTGTTCAATTAAATACCCAGTTTATGCCATTCTTCTGGCCTTTTCTCTGGAACATGAGGTTGAggaaagacttgatagaagtatataaaattatgagaggcatagattgggtagacagtttaaaaaaaaaacacacagagtggtgggggcctggaacgcattgctagggttggtagtggaggcagatgcaatagtggcttttaagagacttttagatggatACATGGAAGTGAAGTAATGGAAGCacatagatcatgtacaggcagatgagatcagtttaatttggcatcatggtcaggacAAACATTAtcagccgaagggcccgttcctgtggtgtactgttccaCATTTGGTATTCCTACTTGGTGTGTTGAACAAACCAATTCAACAAGATGAATTTACACAAATCAACTGAAATCTCACCTTGGTGCACTTCATCTCTGAGATATGAATCATGTTAATATTTAAAATAAGATCAAAAGTGTTTGGCTGCAATCCTCCCCAAGTCTCCCAGCTCTGAGCACAGTCAATATAAAGTGGCTGTTTAACGTTCTCCACTCGCGTTGCTGCAATATATGCAGAAatactaaaaaaaacaacaacaatacTTTACAATAAGCCATTTTGTAAGACAACATGCCAATTGACaatcaaaaagctgcagatgcggAAATCTGAAAAAAGAATTAAGTGCTGGAagcaagtctcgacccgaaacattacccatccttctctccaaatgctgcctcaaccgctgagctactccagcattttgtgtctgtctgctggaaacaatcaacaggtcaggcagcatccgtcgaATGCTTCCAGAACTTTCTGTTACACCGGTTGCAAATGAGATACTGTTAAAGGCAGTCCAAAGCTAAATCCAATTCTGGAGTTCACGTTTGTCTTTACTCAAAACATATTGTGCAAATTTAGCAATTAAAAGTCTTACCCCAAGTGCTTGTTGGTCAAAATATATACCTCACACTTCAAAGCATTTCATATGCTTATCAGCAGAAGACAGCAATTATTTGTGTCATTCAACTTAACAATACTAATTTGTTCACATAAAAGCAGGTGGTGAAAACTACCATTCACAAACCAGTCATGTATGCAAATCCAATAGATTAAAACCATACAATTTCTTCCAGTTTGTTACAAGCTTCACATCCAGGTGATTATAAAGAGTAAAAGCAACCATCCAGAAACTGTAGATTGGAGTGAAAGCAACAAGACATTACTAATCTTGTTTTCTTTAACGGTCTTGTAAAGATTACAGATCGTATAAAGTATGTGTGCGCACAATATGCGACACATTGATCTCAGTGTTTTAACCTTGATAGAAACTGCAATGGCAGATCTGAAATGTGACAAACAGGTTTTGTCCCTCCTATAGTTTGTCTAATATGGATGTTTAGATGATATGAGTTGACACCAGATAAATTCCCTCTACAAAATTCTTATGTGCCCCCTTGAAGAATTTCTTCCTTTTCTTACTATAATGCTTTCAATAGGCCATTATGCTTTAGACTAGCTTTTACAATAGGCAGTCAAATCCCTTACCTCTAAACATTCAAGTCTATTCaacatttaaatattttctcCAAATCCACCTTCTTTATAATAAAAaacaaaacagtgctggagtaactcaatgggtcaggcagcatctctggaaaacatggaaaggtgacattttggtttgggtcACATCTGCAgcttcagatgctgcctaacccgctgagttactccagcattttgtgataccttcttcagactgaagtcagttccttgtttctttataATGCAGGTAATGTAATTCACCTCCCTCTATGCTGCAGTTAAATTTCACTTCTGGCACTTGAAGATAAGGAATGGAATATTTACTCCAATAAGTATCATGTTTTAATCATTAGTAATTGCCACAGCATAATATCAGTGCATATAAACCTTGGACCGGTTTCTCAAATCAATCTTCCATAATAATTGGAGAAAAAAATTAGCTTCAaacttaaaaataattttaatcttGGCACATTTGTCCAAATAGATGATAATCATTCATCCATGTTTCCCATCCTATTTCATTGATTATTCAAATAAATGGGCTGTAAACAGACTAAATGACCCAACTCACTTCACATAGAAAcactgaaaataggtgcaggagtaggccattcagcccttcgagccagcaccaccattcaatataatcatggctgatcatccataaccattaccctattcctgcttactccccatgtcccttgattccgttagcccgaagagctatatctaaatctttatctaactctctcttgaaaatgatTGGTTGGTAATTTCAAAATGAATAGATTACTGATGAATAAAATACAGAACACAATTTTCTACCAATGACCATTCCTCACTTACCCACATAAAGTTCAATTATACTCAACAATTAATAGTTGCTGGAGCAAAATTCATCGCAATGCTTAAGATGCAAATCTTTTTAAACAAATACTAAACTACAAGTTGCACAGACCCATGCATATTATTCAATAACCTACACCCACCCTCAGCCCTCACCTTTCCCATCATTCTCACCCCTACCTTCAttcatcacccccacccctcctccaccctcacccccacccctccaccctcacccttcatCCAACACCCCCACCTTCATCactcaccaccacccctccaccctcacctctcccttCATCCAACACTCCACCCTCATCACTACCCCTCCACCTTCACCCCTCATACTAAGCAATATCTTCACCCCCGCCCTCGTGCCTCACCCCCTTCCTTCCACCCTCATCCCTCTCCTTTTAttctcaccccctctccaccctcacccccacattctcccctcacccccatccctaccttcaccccctcccccaccttcacccctTACTTTCAGCCCTCACCCCCATCTCTATCTTcagccctaccccctcccctcacccacatccctacctcctcccccaccttcacccctacctcctcccctcacccccaccttcaACCCCATCCCTACCTTCACctctaccccctcacccccacccctaccttcACCCCATCCCTACCTTCACctctaccccctcacccccacccctaccttcACCCCATCCCTAACTTCACCTctacctcctcccctcacccccaccttcctctaccccctcacccccacccctaccttcACCCCAGCCCTAACTTCACctctaccccctcacccccacccctaccttcACCCCCAGCCCTAACTTCACctctaccccctcacccccacccctaccttcACCCCCAGCCCTAACTTCACctctaccccctcacccccacccctaccttcACCCCCAGCCCTAACTTCACctctaccccctcacccccacccctaccttcACCCCCAGCCCTAACTTCACCTctacctcctcccccacccctaccttcacccccacccctaccttcacccccacccctaccttcACCCCCAGGCCGttccttcacccccaccctcacacccacctTCATCCCTCTCCCTTCATTCTCACCCCCACCTTCacgcctccccccctctccccccccccccctcccccctccccccccggagcCGGGCGAGCGCCCCGTGTTTGCCGGAGCCGGCCGCCCGCCCACCTCTCCAGGGAGCGGTGCTCCAGCTCTGAGGGCTGCCACACGACGGCGGGCAGAGCCTGTGCGAAGTGCACCGTGTGCTGCCCGGAGCCGGACGCCAGCTCCAGGGCGAGCGCGGGCTCTGCCAGCTTCAGCTGCCGCTGGATCACACGCAGGATGGGGTCCTTGTTCCTCTCGGCTGCCGGCGCCACGATCATGGTGCGGCCGAGAGCGAGTCGCCAAAGCCGCCGAGCCGTCTCTCCCTCTCGGCGCCTCAAACTTTCCCCCGGCTGCAGGACGACAGTCCGCGCTGCCCCCTGGGACTTGTAGTCCGTTCccgccacctccccttccccggcGCATGCCCAGACCACTGGGACTACAACTCGCACTGCCCCCTGGCATCTGCAGTCCGATATCGCCACCCACCCCCTTAGTCTGGCGCATGCCCAGATAGGTGGGACTACAACTCGCAGCGGCCCGCGCTGCCCCCTGGGACCTATAGTCCGATCCCGCCACCTTCCCTTCCCCGGCGCATGCCCAGACCGCTGGGACTACAACTCGCACTGCCCCCTGGGATCCGTAGTCCAATCCCGCCACCTCCCCTTCCGCTGCGCATGCCCAGGTCGCAATGGACTACAATTCGCACTGCCCCCTTGGGACCTGTAGTCCGATacaccacctccccccttccctcggcGCATGTCCGGACCCCACCATGAACTACAACTCCCAGCGGGCAGCGCGAGCCCTGCCTCCCTCAGTCACATGTGAGCCCTCCTTTCATGCAGAAAGTGTTAAAACACTAAAAGTGCCCCATGTCTATTTTCCTTTCCAGCCTTCTTCTTCATGTAATTCAAAGAGTACATTTCAcaatgacttgtcacatgtgataataggagtgttcatagacacaaaaagctggaatatctcagcaggacaggcagcatctctggagagaaggaatgggtgatgtttcaggtcgagacccttcttcagactgtccgttctctccagagatgctgcttgtccagctgagttactccagcttgttgtgtctatcttcggtttaaaccagtacctgcagttccttctttcacaataaaaatgttcaattcaattcatagagagttatagagtcacagagtgtggaaacaggcacttctgcccaacttgcccgtactgaccaacatggcccaaatacactagtcccatctgtctgcgtttggcccatatccctccaaactgtcctatccatgtacctgtctaaatgtttcttgaatgttgcaatagtacctgcctcaactacctcctctgtcagcttgttccatacacccaccaccctttgtgcgcgtttgtacgctgtatctccaaaaaaaactaaactaagcatggtgtgtaagaaggagctgcagatgctagtttacatcaaagatagacacaaaatgctgaagtaactcagcatctctggagagaaggaatgggtgatgtttcgggttgagacccttcttcagactgagagtcaggggagagggaggcagagataaggaagggtgaggtgtgaaaacgagacatcaaaggggatgtagaatagatcattgttagctaggaaaaGATGACCACGAAGCAtatagagataaaatttaatcagggggcaGTCAGATTGGTTGGAGAAttcggatgggggagggatggagagagagggaaagcaagggttggaCGTCTATTTTCTACTATGTAGtatatttacatatctgtgtaggatggacctgcagatgcaggttatacacgaagataaacacaaaatgctggattaactcaactctACTTCAGAAAGATCttgaccctattccttttctccagagatactgcctgtctcactgagttactccagcattttgtgcctatctttggtcttTACATATCAGTTgggctgctgcaagttagaatttcattgttctgtttcggaacatatgacaataaaacactctagactcttGACTAATACATGTTTCTCCTCATGTTTCATGACATTTTTATGCCAGTTTGAGGACGTATCTTAATACTGTTTATTCTAGTTTAAAAATATAAAGTAAAGGGAGGTTAGGATCTCTAAACAATTCAGCACCCACGAAAATTAAATCCAATCAGTGGAATAAATGTTCGCAGCCTAAATGATCAAATGTAGTCATTAAACTCAATTACCCGACAGGAAATGAGCAGTGGGACTTAACATGTTTAAAATCCATTGCTTAGTCAGTGGGTTTCCATGGAAACCTAATGCTCTCTATTTCAGAATGTTTATTCCACTTTTCTCATTTCTCTTTGAGAGACAGAAAGAATGCTTTGATTTTACCTAAGAGCGCCATTAGAATTCAGCAGAGTATTATCGTAGAGAAACGATGCCAAACAAAATGTCGTCATCATATATTTTATTGTTTATTCCATTCCCCGAATTACATAATTTGTGGAAAACAATACTGAGGGATTTAGGTAACGGTTTTTGCATGGGGAGCAAAATTGGCTAAGATTTAGGAAGCAGAAAATACTAgttaaacaacacaaagtgctggagtaagccagcatctgcagttccttgtgtccagagAGTGCTGGTTAACAGTTGTTGAAGATTAGGACAAACCCCATATTTTAGCTTCCTCTGGGGCAGTATTAGGGCTGCAACCCTAATCTTGGGGATAGGAGGCatagtttgctgatgatataacATTTGGGAATATAAGATGATAACAGGTCTCAGAAGGACAGACACAATGTTTGTACTTAAAGTGAAGAGAATAAATCTATTTTGGAAGGAGAAAGAGGGCGGTGCAATGATGCAGTtggtagaacagctgcctcacagctccaatgctgtctccatggagtttgcacgttctccctgtgaccatgtgggtttcctccaggtgctccagtttccttccacatcccaaagacgtgtgagtgtgtaggttaattggcgtctgtaaattatccccactgtgcagggagtggatgtgatagaaggataacatagaactaccatagaaggataacacagaacttaaaagtaccattagcaaatttgcagatgatacaaagctgggtggtagtgtgaactgtgaggaagatgctatgaggttgcagggtgacttggacaggttgtgtgagtgggcggatgcatggcagatgcagtttaatgtggataagtgtgaggttatccactttggtggtaagaataggaaggcagagtattatctgaatggtgtcaagttaggaaaaggggacgtacaacgagatctgggtgtcctagtgcatcagtcactgaaaggaagcatgcaggtacagcaggcagtgaagaaagccaatggaatgttggccttcataacaagggaagttgagtataggagctaagaggtccttctccagttgtacagggccctagtgagaccgcacctggagtactgtgtgcagttgtggtctccaaatttgaggaaggatattcttgctattgagggcgtgcagcgtaggtttactaggttaattcccggaatggcaggactatcatatgttgaaagactggagcgactaggcttgtatacactggaatttagaaggatgagaggggatcttatcgaaacatataagattattaaggggttggacacgttagaggcaggaaacatgttcccaatgttgggggagtccagaacaaggggacacagtttaagaataaggggtaggccatttagaactgagatgaggaaaaactttttcagtcagagagctgtgaatctgtggaattctctgcctcagaaggcagtggaggccaattctctgaatgcattcaagagagagctagatagagctcttaaggatagcggagttagggggtatggggagaaggcaggaacggggtactgattgagaatgatcagccatgatcacattgaactgattgagaatgatcagccatgatcacattgaatggtggtgctggctcaaagggccgaatggcctcctcctgcacctattgtctattgtctaactagtgtgaatgggctatcaatagtcagcatgaactcggtgtgctgaatgacctgttgtcatgctgcatctctaaactaagctaaactaaatgggaTAGACGAAATGAGGTTTAAGGAAGTGATTGGGTATGTTTCCGTTGAACACACTATCATTTCATTTAAGGTACTAAATTGTCAGATCCACCTTTCTGCACTATCGCAATTGTCAGAAATGATCATTTATCTTTCTCTCGAAGCAAGCATGTTTAGCAATTTTATTTACACTAAAAAAGATATGGCACATGTTTAGTGGCACTGTGAACAACTTGAAATGAGAAACAATTTAGGTGGTGTGCCGGacaatttgctgccttacagcaccagagacccgggttcaatcctgaccacgggtgctgtctgtacagagtttgtacgttctccccgtgaccttgtgggttttctccgggtgctctgttttcctcccacattccaaagatgtacaggtttgtgggtttattggcttcggtaaaattgtaaatggtccctcgtgtgttggatagagctagtgtatggcatgatctttggtcggcgcggactcggcgggccgaagggcctgttccctcactgtaactctaaattctaaagtcaaACCAAAATAAAATGGAGCTCTCTTTTGGGATCAGTGAACCACTTcgagaaaacaaaatcacaaaaCATTCTAGAAACAAAAGCCGCGAGATGCTGCTTGTGCTTTTGTTCTGCCTGACTCTATGCTTCTACGGCTCTCTGCGGGGCATGGATTAGTCAAACAGACACCACTCAACAATAAAACTGAACATCATTTGCAGCCCGATGACACTTCAGGCTTCTCACCCAAGAGCAGAACTGGCAATTAAACTCGCAGTCACGAAATTGTGATAACTAAATCTGTCTGTCGAACACAAACTGAGACCAGGGGTGTCTGTGGATTGCGCTGATAACATGAAATATCACACTTCCTCACAAACATAATAGTCATTCACCAAATGTGATCTCGCTGCACCGCCGAGCATTGGCAGAGGCACAAATGTAATCCATCCAATCACCCTGCGGACATATGTTCCTTTTCTTTAAAGGCAGCATGAATTGCCCTCTGCATCTATCTCCCCCTATTCATTGCACCCATCTGCTCCTATCCATTGAGGCTAACTCAAAAACTCTTCACACAgaagagagacataaaatgctggagtaactcaacaggtcgggcagcatctttggagaaaaggaataggtgacgttttgggtcgagatccttattcactcggtctgaagaagggcctcgacctgaaacgtcacctattctttttctccgcagatgctgcctgtctcgctgagttaccccagcattctgtgtctatctttggtggtaaaccagcatctgcagttccttcctacacaaaccagaATAGCCCTAGTCTATGACCAATTTGTTGAGGTCCTTTTTGCTGAACGTGTAATTATTTGGAGCTTGGAGATAAATCGTCAGGGTTCACAGAAACTAAAGGCAACAGTAGGAAACTGCCTGATGTAACATCAACCAACTATTTCTCTTGCCAACTAATTATAGCTGTCAAtatcttttatctctctctctcccctcttctctctccctcttctctctcccctcttctctctccctctcttctctctccctctcttctctctccctctcctctctcttctctctctctctctctctcctctctctctctctctctctctctctctctctctctctctctctctctctctctctctctctctctctctctctctctctctctctctctctctctctctctctctctctctctctctctctctctctctctcttctgtctctctctctctctctctctctctctctctctctctctctctctctctctctctctctctctctctctctctctctctctctctctctctctgtctctctctctctctctctcttgcccagGGGGGAGGTAAGATATGGACCTCCTGTCGTAAGCTTTTGAAAGGTGGGAAAGAATGCGTTATCACCCCAGCAACAAGTAAGAGAGAGATCAGTTTTAAAGCAGGTGGAATAATGGAGCAGCTGCAGATTTATGTAACTGACAAATGTGTTTGCATTCAAAGAGGATAGAGCTATAATCCATCACAGTTACATCCTAATGCAGCAAACATGTCTTTAACATCCCCAGCCTGGGTGACTAATCCTCAGTAACAAATTAGATTGGTTCAGGATATTGTAGATGCAGGAGTATGCAGATGGCAGAAATGTCAACTCTTATCCCAGCCCTGCCCCTTACCTCTTTccaccaactctctccccctctttacccccatcaatcatcgggtcattttcgtttagcttagtttagagatacagcacggaaacaggcccccctcggcccaccgagtccgcgccgaccagcgatccccgcacatcaacactgtcctagacacactagggacaattttaccaagccaattaatttgcaaacctgtacgtagttggcgtgtgggaggaaacccgagctgccggagaaaaacccacccaggtcacggggaaaggttaaattccatgcaggcagcatccgtagtccggatcaaacccgctgtctggcgctgtaagggagcctctctaccgctgcgccaccatgcccctcCTACGGGCTATAGGACTGCCCCAGCGTTGAAACAAgtcattcggcccaacctgtTCATGCTGGCCAAATTAGCATTCTAGGCtactcctatttgcctgcattcagTTTATAATCCCttaaaccctttctatccatatatctgtccaaatatcattTGAAGTTATCATTGTATCTGCCCCTGtggcttcctctggtagctcattccagatacagcccAGTGAAGACGTCACCTCAGAGTTCCCtcttaaaccggagcacccggagaaaaccccacacattcacagggagaacgtacaaactccatacagacagcacccatggtcaggatcgaacccaggactctggtgctgtaaggcagcggctctacctctGTTCCACTGTGCAGCCTTGTATCAGATGTTCCTCTCCACCAAAGTTTGCAA
This is a stretch of genomic DNA from Rhinoraja longicauda isolate Sanriku21f chromosome 21, sRhiLon1.1, whole genome shotgun sequence. It encodes these proteins:
- the mettl26 gene encoding methyltransferase-like 26 yields the protein MIVAPAAERNKDPILRVIQRQLKLAEPALALELASGSGQHTVHFAQALPAVVWQPSELEHRSLESISAYIAATRVENVKQPLYIDCAQSWETWGGLQPNTFDLILNINMIHISEMKCTKGLFKGASQLLKPNALLITYGPYAVNGTITPQSNVDFDLSLRQRNPSWGLRDVSILQKLAEENGITFKQMVDMPANNKCLLFQKRSSI